The following is a genomic window from Niabella soli DSM 19437.
ATTGCAGGCAAAAGGATTGATGATCAATAAAACAAAGGAACGTTCGCTTGTAAATGAGTATATCAGGCAATTAAATATAAAGACGGCCTCGCAGGAAACCCTGTCGCGTCATTTAAGCGGCGGCAACCAGCAGAAAATCGTTATCGCTAAATGGCTGGCCAAAAAGCCAAAAGTGCTGCTGCTGGATGAACCCACACGAGGCATCGATGTGGGGGCGAAAGCAGAGTTATACCAATTGATAAAAGCGCTGGCCGCTACAGGAGTAGGGGTTATTGTTGTTTCTTCGGAAATATCCGAGATCCTTGCGCTGGCACACCGCGTATTGGTAATGTGTGAAGGGGAGCTTACCGGAGACCTCCCTGTTGCGGAAGCAAGTGAATCCGGATTATTACAGTTAGCCATTCATAAAAATTAATTTCAGGAATGTCGGAAGCTACTATTACCTATAAGCAGCGGATCAAAAGCCTGCAGTCGTTAATCGCACTGGTGGTATTATGCATACTGCTAAGTGTGCTTACAGATAAATTTTTTACGGCAGATAACGGGTTAAATATCCTGCGGCAAACGGCCGTCAATATTTGTGTGGCTACCGGTATGACCCTGGTGGTGTTAACGGCGGGGATTGATCTTTCGGTAGGCTCCGTACTGGCGCTTTGTGGGGCTATTGCGGCCGGGCTGCTTAAAAACGGATGGACATTTCCATCTGGTGATATGTATGTCGGGTTTACGATTTTTGGTGTGTTATTGGCAGCAGTGCTAGTGGGCAGTGTATTGGGGTGGTTTAATGGTTTTGTGATCACAAAATTTAAAGTGCCGCCCTTTGTGGCAACACTGGCGATGCTTACGATTGCGCGCGGACTCACCATGTTGTACACAAAAGGACAGCCCATCAGCAACCTGGGGCCAAAATTTGCTTTTATCGGCGCCGGCTCCTTTTTGGGTATCCCGGTACCGGTCTGGATCGCGCTGCTGGTGGTATTGTTGGCGGCTTTTATAACAAAGCAAACCCGGCTGGGCCGGTATATTTATGCCATCGGCGGCAACGAGACCGCTGCAAAATTTTCAGGCATCAATATCCCGAAAGTAGTGATAATGGTATATGCCCTGGCAGGCATGATGGCAGCTGTGGGCGGCATCATCGTTACTTCCCGGCTCGATTCTGCACAACCTAATGCAGGGGTTAGTTACGAACTGGATGCTATTGCGGCGGTTGTTATCGGCGGCACATCGTTGAGCGGTGGTCGCGGTACGGTTTGGGGCACGGTTATGGGCGCTATTATTATCGGCGTACTGAACAATGGCCTGGTATTATTGAACGTATCTCCGTTTTGGCAGCAGGTGGTAAAGGGTGGCGTAATTCTGCTGGCGGTTATTATTGATAAGATTGGTAATAAAAATGACTGATAAAATATTGGACCCGACTTCAGGTCAAATGGCATCAATCTGGAGCCTGTCCCGCAGAAGGCGGGATCGCACAGCGTCGGCTGTGTTGCATGGGGCAGCGGATATACTTACCATAAAGAATTAACAAATCATAAATGTCTTTTATTCTTTCTATAGATCAAGGTACAAGCGGCACCAAAACGTTGGTAGTGGATGCATCGGGGCAGGTACTGGCCAGGGGCACCAAACCGCTGCACACCCATCATTTCGGTGAGGGGTTTGTAGAACAGGATCCCATGGGAATTTATGAAAACGTTGTTGCTTCGGTAGCCAAATGCCTGGATGATCTTTTGTCTAATGGAGGTGATAAAAATGCCATCAGCGCTATCGGGATCTCGAATCAGCGGGAAACCTTTGTACTATGGGATAAGCAGGGAACACCGCTTTGCCCCGCTGTGGTCTGGCAGTGCAAACGCTCGGTGGCCATCTGTGAACAATTAAAACAACAGGGATTGTCGGAACAGATAAATGCAGCAACGGGCCTGGTCATTGATCCTTATTTCTCTGCAACCAAGTTGATCTGGCTGGTGCAGCACAATGCAATCATAAAGGAAAAAATACAGCAGGGAGAGGTTTTTTTTGGAACGGTTGACACCTGGGTGCTGTATAAATTAACCAACGGCGATAGTTACTATACAGATCATACCAATGCGTCACGCACCTTGTTTTTTAATATTCACTCGCTGCAATGGGATCAGGAGCTGTTGCAATTGTTTGGACTTAGTAATATCCGGCTGCCGGAAATAAGACCCTCATCAGCGCATTTTGGTGACACCAGCATAAATGGATTATTAAAAAAAGAGATACCGGTGACAGGTATGATCGGTGATTCCCATGCCGCTGCTTTTGGTGAAGGCTGCTTTACGGCGGGTTCGGCTAAGGCAACATTGGGAACGGGCTGCAGCATTTTAATGAATATTGGCAACCGGCCCCTGGCTTCAAAAAAGGGAATGGTTACGACCATAAACTGGAGCATAAAAGGCCGGGTGGATTATGCATTGGAAGGCGTGATCGTGACCTGCGGTGCTACGCTGGAATGGCTGAAGAATGAACTGCAATTATTTGAAGACAGCCGGATGACGGCTGCCATGGCGGAATCCGTATCTGATAACGGGGGCATTTACCTGGTACCTGCCTTCAGCGGGCTGGGTTCCCCGCACTGGCAAATGAACCGGAAGGCCTCCCTGACGGGGATGAGCTTTAGCACTACAAAAAATCATATTGTACGGGCCGCGCTGGAATCGGTAGCCTACCAGGTAAAAGACGTGATCGCGGCTATGGAAATGGATACGGGGATCGCATTAAAAGAATTGATGACGAATGGTGGGCTTACAGCTAATAATTTTGTAATGCAGTTTATGACGGATGTGCTGGATAAACCGGTTTATCAAAGTACTATGGCCGATGTATCGGCCCTGGGTGCGGCTTACATGGCCGGATTGGAAGCTGGGATATTTAGCGGCCTGGAAACATTGATGGGCCTGGAAAAAAATAAAAAACAAAACACTCCTTCCGTGGGAAAGGCATTAGCAAAGGAAGGATATAAAGGCTGGCGGGATGTCATCGCCGGAAAAATATAAATTGAGTGTAATGAGGATAGATAAATTTATAACAGGATTGCTGGGAATGTTTATGGCTGTACAAGGCGCCGCGCAGCCACTGGTGCTCCGCGATGCGGATTTTAAACACTATGTGGACCGGTTTAACACCTTGCCGCAGGAAACCGTTGTTCAGCCCATTCCGGATGCGGCCTCCTGGAACTGGATGCAAAAAAATATTCCGCTGTTTAGTTGCCCCGACAAAAAATTTGAAGAGATCTATTATTTCCGCTGGTGGACCCTGCGTAAACATATCATACAAACACCACAGGGATTTGCCATTACAGAGTTTTTAATAAAACGCTCGTATGCAGATAAGTATAATTTGATCAGCAGCGGCCTGGGGCATCATATTTATGAAGCGCGCTGGCTGCACAATCAGCAATACCTGGATGATGATCTGCTGACCTGGTACCGCGGTAATGAGGGAAAGCCGTTAAAGAAATTGCGGTTTTACAGCAGTTGGAACAGTGATGCCATTTATAACCGGTTTTTGGTAAACGGCAATACCGCATTTGTGAAAAACTTGTTACCCGATCTGCAGGCGGATTACCAGGCATGGGAGGATGAAAAAAGATACCCTGGTGGTTTGTTCTGGCAATATGATGTTCGGGATGCCATGGAGGAAACCATCAGCGGCGGACGTAAAGAAAAAAATCCGCGGCCTTCGATTAATGGCTATATGTACGGGAACGCTAAAGCCATCTCCGCAATTGCAATGCTGGCGGGTAATACCACATTGCAGCATTTATATCAGGAAAAAGCGGATACCCTAAAGAAATTAGTGCAACGCAATTTATGGAATAGCAAAGCGCAGTTTTTTGAAGTGCGCAAACAGCCGGCAGATACCCTGGCCAATGTGATGGAGGAGATCGGCTTTATTCCCTGGTATTTTAATATGCCCGACGCCTCTTATAGCAGGGCATGGAGCAAACTGATGAGCCCGGCGCATTTTAATGCACCTGCCGGTATTACCACCGCTGACCGGAGCCATCCGGCGTTTCGTACGCATGGCTGCTGCAAATGTGAATGGGATGGTGCCGTGTGGCCTTTTGCAACAGCGCAAACACTAACCGCCATGGCTAATTTGCTGAATAATTATAGACAGGCTTACGTATCAAAAAAGGATTATTTTCTTCAGTTGAAAAAGTATGCGGCAGCACAGCATAAAAACGGGGCGCCTTATATCGGCGAGTATATGGATGAAAAAACCGGGCAGTGGCTTACGGCAGATGAGCGGGGTCGTTATTACAATCATTCTACTTTCAATGATCTTGTAATTACCGGACTGGCAGGACTGCGCCCCCGCGCGGATAACCAGGTTGAAGTAAATCCTTTGCTGCCAGCCGGTACATGGGACTGGTTTGCCCTGGATAATATTTTATATCATGGAAAAATATTAACGATTATCTGGGATAAAACAGGAAAAAAATATCATAAAGGGAAAGGCTTATCCGTTTGGGCGGATGGGAAATTAGTGGGCCGTTCAGATAAATTGGGTATTGTAAAAGGCATCTTGAAATGAGATATAGATGGATCATAGGACTAGTAATATTGCTTGGCACACAGGCAAGAGCGCAGCTTTCCGTTGCAAAGATCATCGGGAATAACATGGTGTTGCAACAGGGACAACCAGTTGCAGTATGGGGCCGTGGAATACCCGGGAAACAGGTTGCCGCAACATTTAAAGGACAAAAAGCAACTACAGCGGTAAAGGCCGACAGCAGTTGGAAAATTGAGCTGCGTCCCTTGAAGGCTTCTTTTGATCCTGCGGTGCTGGAAATTGTTTCGGGGCAGGAAATAATAAAACTCAATAATATTCTTGTGGGAGAAGTATGGCTGTGCTCGGGGCAGTCTAATATGGAATTCGCCATGCGCAAGATCGGCAAATTGCAATCCCCTCCCGGAGCCGGCTGGCCGGTAAAAGAGCTGGAAACGGCGCATAATAAAAATATCCGCATCTTCCTGGTGGAACGAAAAAAAATGGCTCCGGACCTTACGCACGCCGGATGGTCCGTTGCGGAAGATGATGCCCTGCGCAGCTTTTCTGCTGCCGGTTATTTTTTTGGCAAAGAATTGCAAGCCAAATTAAAAGTGCCGGTGGGCATTATTTCAGCAGCCATACCGGGGAGCCGGATAGAACCCTGGATGCCCCGCGAAGCTTTTACGGTATTGGATTTTTTTAAAAAGCAAACAGACAGTACACATAAGATTGACGGGGATCCCGGTAAATTCTACAATACGATGATCCGACCGCTGATCCCTTTTGCGTTGAAAGGCTTTTTGTGGTATCAGGGAGAATCCAATTGCTTTCTGAATGAGCGGCTGCAATACACTTACAAGATGAATGCGCTGATCAATTACTGGCGTAAAGAATGGCGCAATTCCGCATTGCCATTTTATTATGTGCAGATTGCTCCGTATTATTATTCGAAGGCCAAGGATCGACCTTATACGGTTTTTAGCGAGCCCGAATTTTGGGAAGCCCAGCAGGCGGCGTTGAAAATACCGAATACGGTAATGATCAATACAATGGATCTGAATGATAACCCCGCAGACCTGCACCCGGTTGATAAATGGGATTTGGGCAAACGCCTGGCGCAGTCGGCTTTAAGTAAAACCTACCATGCATCGGCTGCAACACCCATGGGGCCTGTGTTTAAGACGGTAATAATAGAAGGTGCAGCTATGGTGATCAGTTTTGATTATACGGGGAAGGGACTGGTCAGCAGGAATGGAAAGCCGCTGAACTGTTTTGAAATGGCAGATGAACAAGGGCAGTATGTTCCGGCAACAGCAGTTATAAAGAATAACAAAGTTTGGGTTTCCGCTGCGGGTATAAAAAAACCGGGCGCGGTACGCTTTGCCTGGCGGGAGGACGCCAGGCCCAACCTGTATAATAAGGATGGGTTGCCGGCATTGCCGTTCCGGACCGATAGTAAATTGATGGCGGCGTTTAAGCCGGAATGACGCTCTGCGAGACTTGTAGTCTCGCAGCACTATTCTATCGCCTGAGGCGATAAAATAATTACTTCGGAACAGTATGTTCCGAAGAGCGCATTGCCGGGACTTGCACTACAGATGAAGTGAGTGACACAACGAGGCTGAGCGATGCACAGAAGCTTACAAAATAAAAAAATGAAACGCATTATTTATATGCTTTTTTTGATCCTTGCAACGCAGGCAAATGCACAACAAACCGAAGTGCAGTATTTGTCTGGAAAAGGAAATAACGATATGGTGCAATGGGATTTTTATTGCACGGGTGGAATGAATGCCAATAAATGGACCACCATTGGCGTGCCCTCCTGCTGGGTGTTACAGGGTTTTGGGAAGTATAATTACGGGTTTGCAAAAGACAGCGCCAAAGGAAAAGAAAAGGGTTTATATAAACGCAGCTTTACGGTACCGGCCGGCTGGAAAAATAAAGTAATCAATATTGTTTTTGAAGGAGTGATGACCGATGCCGAAGTTAAAGTAAACGGGACGTTGGCAGGCCCTATACACCAGGGCGCTTTTTATGCGTTCCGGTACGACATCAGTAAATTATTAAATTATGGTAAAGACAACCTGCTGGAAGTAGCGGTAGCCAAACATTCGGCCAATGAGTCGGTAAATGCGGCCGAGCGCAAAGGCGATTTCTGGATCTTTGGCGGCATCTTCCGGCCCGTTTGGTTAGAGGCATTACCGCCAACACATATTAATGCAGTTAAGATTGACGCGCGTGCAAACGGTTCCTTTGCAGCAGTGGTGCAAACCAATGCATCAGGAAGGGAGCGCATGCGTTTTGAGATCTATGACAGCAGGAATAACAAAGTGGGCAGTTACGGCGCGCAAAATGCATCTGATCTTAGAAAGGGAAACTTTTTTGCACAAGGGCAACTGAACGGTATAAAATCCTGGAGCCCGGAAGCTCCCAACCGGTATAAAGTGGTTTTTACTTTATATAAGAACGGGCAGGTGGTGCACCGGGTATCACAAAAATTCGGATTCCGTACAGTGGAGCTCAGGCAGCGCGATGGTATTTACATCAACGGCGTTAAAGCAAAATTCAAGGGGATCAACCGGCATTCCTTCCGGCCGGAGACCGGTCGCACCATGAGCCTGCAAAACAGTATTGAAGATGTGTTGCTGATAAAGCAAATGAACATGAATGCGGTGCGGATGAGCCATTACCCGCCGGACGGGCATTTCCTGGATGTATGCGATTCGCTGGGCCTGTTTGTGATGGATGAACTGGCCGGCTGGCACGGGCATTATGATACGCCAACGGGAACAAAATTGTTAAAGGAAATGATCGACCATGATGCCAATCATCCTTCTGTTGTAATATGGTCGAATGGAAATGAGGGCGGGCACAATTTTGACCTGGATCCGTTGTTTACCCGTTTCGATATACAACAACGGCCGGTAGTGCATCCCTGGCAATTGTTTAACGGTATTGAAACACAGCATTACCGCCAGTATAATTACGGCGTGGGCAATTATGATCAGGGTCATGATATCGTATTACCCACAGAGTTCCTGCATGGACAGTATGATGGCGGCCATGGCGCCGGATTGGAAGATTACTGGGAAAAAATGTGGCGGGATCCCCTGCATGCCGGCGGGTTTTTATGGGATTTTGCAGACCAGGCCGTGGTGCGTAAGGATCTGAACGATTCACTCGATACTAATAAAGGGAATGCTGCGGATGGCATCGTAGGCCCGCATCATGAAAAAGAAGGAAGTTTTTATGCAGTGAAACAAATATGGAGCCCGGTGTATTTTGAGCGCAGGGAAATAACGCCGGAGTTTGATGGCCGGTTTATTCTTGAAAATCGGTATTTATACACCAACCTGGACCAATGCAGCTTTAGCTGGAAACTGGAAAAACTGACATTGAGAAAAGGAACAATAACCGGTGTCTCAAAAGCACCTTCAGTGAAACCAGGTAACAAAGGTATTTTACAGGTAACGCTGCCTGCGGGATGGAATGGCTACGATGTGCTGTACATAACGGTTACAGACAATCATAAACAGGAACTGTTTACCTGGAGTTTTCCGATCAGCCGGCCCGCTAAAATTACCGGAGCACTTGTAAAGGGCAGTACAGCTAAACAGCCGGTTACTATTGCAGTGGAGGGTACTCTTTATAAAGTGCGTGTGGGTGCCATTACACTAACATTCAATAAAGCGGATGGCTTATTAAAAGAAGTTCAGAATAGTAAAGGACTGCTTCCCTTATCGAACGGCCCGGTGATCGCCGGTGGCGCTACCAATTTTGCAGACCTTTCCTATCATTATGATTCGGCAAAAAATCTGGTACTGGCTTCTACGTATCATAAAAAGAATAGTTTTAATACCTTGCAATGGACTATTCATACCAATGGATGGGTGCAACTGACCGTAAATTATTTCCCCGATTCTTTGCATACAAAAATGCTGGGGATCAATTTTGATTTTCCGGAGAAAGAAATGCGCTCGGTAACCTATATGG
Proteins encoded in this region:
- a CDS encoding ABC transporter permease, producing the protein MSEATITYKQRIKSLQSLIALVVLCILLSVLTDKFFTADNGLNILRQTAVNICVATGMTLVVLTAGIDLSVGSVLALCGAIAAGLLKNGWTFPSGDMYVGFTIFGVLLAAVLVGSVLGWFNGFVITKFKVPPFVATLAMLTIARGLTMLYTKGQPISNLGPKFAFIGAGSFLGIPVPVWIALLVVLLAAFITKQTRLGRYIYAIGGNETAAKFSGINIPKVVIMVYALAGMMAAVGGIIVTSRLDSAQPNAGVSYELDAIAAVVIGGTSLSGGRGTVWGTVMGAIIIGVLNNGLVLLNVSPFWQQVVKGGVILLAVIIDKIGNKND
- a CDS encoding FGGY family carbohydrate kinase, coding for MSFILSIDQGTSGTKTLVVDASGQVLARGTKPLHTHHFGEGFVEQDPMGIYENVVASVAKCLDDLLSNGGDKNAISAIGISNQRETFVLWDKQGTPLCPAVVWQCKRSVAICEQLKQQGLSEQINAATGLVIDPYFSATKLIWLVQHNAIIKEKIQQGEVFFGTVDTWVLYKLTNGDSYYTDHTNASRTLFFNIHSLQWDQELLQLFGLSNIRLPEIRPSSAHFGDTSINGLLKKEIPVTGMIGDSHAAAFGEGCFTAGSAKATLGTGCSILMNIGNRPLASKKGMVTTINWSIKGRVDYALEGVIVTCGATLEWLKNELQLFEDSRMTAAMAESVSDNGGIYLVPAFSGLGSPHWQMNRKASLTGMSFSTTKNHIVRAALESVAYQVKDVIAAMEMDTGIALKELMTNGGLTANNFVMQFMTDVLDKPVYQSTMADVSALGAAYMAGLEAGIFSGLETLMGLEKNKKQNTPSVGKALAKEGYKGWRDVIAGKI
- a CDS encoding MGH1-like glycoside hydrolase domain-containing protein, with the protein product MRIDKFITGLLGMFMAVQGAAQPLVLRDADFKHYVDRFNTLPQETVVQPIPDAASWNWMQKNIPLFSCPDKKFEEIYYFRWWTLRKHIIQTPQGFAITEFLIKRSYADKYNLISSGLGHHIYEARWLHNQQYLDDDLLTWYRGNEGKPLKKLRFYSSWNSDAIYNRFLVNGNTAFVKNLLPDLQADYQAWEDEKRYPGGLFWQYDVRDAMEETISGGRKEKNPRPSINGYMYGNAKAISAIAMLAGNTTLQHLYQEKADTLKKLVQRNLWNSKAQFFEVRKQPADTLANVMEEIGFIPWYFNMPDASYSRAWSKLMSPAHFNAPAGITTADRSHPAFRTHGCCKCEWDGAVWPFATAQTLTAMANLLNNYRQAYVSKKDYFLQLKKYAAAQHKNGAPYIGEYMDEKTGQWLTADERGRYYNHSTFNDLVITGLAGLRPRADNQVEVNPLLPAGTWDWFALDNILYHGKILTIIWDKTGKKYHKGKGLSVWADGKLVGRSDKLGIVKGILK
- a CDS encoding sialate O-acetylesterase, which codes for MRYRWIIGLVILLGTQARAQLSVAKIIGNNMVLQQGQPVAVWGRGIPGKQVAATFKGQKATTAVKADSSWKIELRPLKASFDPAVLEIVSGQEIIKLNNILVGEVWLCSGQSNMEFAMRKIGKLQSPPGAGWPVKELETAHNKNIRIFLVERKKMAPDLTHAGWSVAEDDALRSFSAAGYFFGKELQAKLKVPVGIISAAIPGSRIEPWMPREAFTVLDFFKKQTDSTHKIDGDPGKFYNTMIRPLIPFALKGFLWYQGESNCFLNERLQYTYKMNALINYWRKEWRNSALPFYYVQIAPYYYSKAKDRPYTVFSEPEFWEAQQAALKIPNTVMINTMDLNDNPADLHPVDKWDLGKRLAQSALSKTYHASAATPMGPVFKTVIIEGAAMVISFDYTGKGLVSRNGKPLNCFEMADEQGQYVPATAVIKNNKVWVSAAGIKKPGAVRFAWREDARPNLYNKDGLPALPFRTDSKLMAAFKPE
- a CDS encoding glycoside hydrolase family 2 protein yields the protein MKRIIYMLFLILATQANAQQTEVQYLSGKGNNDMVQWDFYCTGGMNANKWTTIGVPSCWVLQGFGKYNYGFAKDSAKGKEKGLYKRSFTVPAGWKNKVINIVFEGVMTDAEVKVNGTLAGPIHQGAFYAFRYDISKLLNYGKDNLLEVAVAKHSANESVNAAERKGDFWIFGGIFRPVWLEALPPTHINAVKIDARANGSFAAVVQTNASGRERMRFEIYDSRNNKVGSYGAQNASDLRKGNFFAQGQLNGIKSWSPEAPNRYKVVFTLYKNGQVVHRVSQKFGFRTVELRQRDGIYINGVKAKFKGINRHSFRPETGRTMSLQNSIEDVLLIKQMNMNAVRMSHYPPDGHFLDVCDSLGLFVMDELAGWHGHYDTPTGTKLLKEMIDHDANHPSVVIWSNGNEGGHNFDLDPLFTRFDIQQRPVVHPWQLFNGIETQHYRQYNYGVGNYDQGHDIVLPTEFLHGQYDGGHGAGLEDYWEKMWRDPLHAGGFLWDFADQAVVRKDLNDSLDTNKGNAADGIVGPHHEKEGSFYAVKQIWSPVYFERREITPEFDGRFILENRYLYTNLDQCSFSWKLEKLTLRKGTITGVSKAPSVKPGNKGILQVTLPAGWNGYDVLYITVTDNHKQELFTWSFPISRPAKITGALVKGSTAKQPVTIAVEGTLYKVRVGAITLTFNKADGLLKEVQNSKGLLPLSNGPVIAGGATNFADLSYHYDSAKNLVLASTYHKKNSFNTLQWTIHTNGWVQLTVNYFPDSLHTKMLGINFDFPEKEMRSVTYMGNGPYGVWRNRMQGTSLGIWNKKYNNTETGETWNYPEFKGYYSGFYYGQFNSGVQSFTVATETEDLFLRLYSAKWRTDPWHNYEPWFPKGDISFMQAIPSIGNKTQTRETTGPMGLDNIYYDYDKDPGRALKMTLWFDFNSK